One window of Arthrobacter oryzae genomic DNA carries:
- a CDS encoding PTS glucose/sucrose transporter subunit IIB, with translation MSKAEIILAALGGADNVEEIEGCITRLRTEVVDAARVDEAALKAAGAHGVMMSGTVVQVVVGPEAESLAEDIQDLM, from the coding sequence ATGTCCAAAGCAGAGATCATCCTTGCCGCGCTGGGCGGCGCCGACAACGTGGAAGAAATTGAAGGGTGCATCACCCGCCTGCGCACCGAAGTGGTGGACGCTGCCCGCGTGGACGAGGCCGCCCTCAAGGCCGCGGGCGCCCACGGCGTCATGATGTCCGGCACGGTGGTCCAGGTTGTGGTGGGTCCCGAGGCCGAGAGCCTGGCTGAAGACATCCAGGACCTGATGTGA
- a CDS encoding GntR family transcriptional regulator, with product MDTAGELKHVWVRRQLQDLVATTLRPGDALLGERQLEEQFGVSRITVRRAISDLVQDGALVRIKGKGTFVSHGLVRSTLHLASFNEDMRAAGFEPSTRVITATTAEPAAAAAEHLGLAPGQDAYQVRRLRLANGAPVSVDESWLPPRLLPDLLSEDLTGSLYRVLAASGHPVQHVEQTVEAAAAPEETAALLDIEPGAPVLLFRRRSFTGEDDPGTPIEYSISTYRSDRYQVSMRLALG from the coding sequence ATGGATACCGCAGGGGAACTAAAACACGTCTGGGTGCGCCGGCAGCTCCAGGACCTCGTCGCCACCACGCTGCGACCCGGGGACGCGCTGCTGGGCGAACGCCAACTGGAGGAGCAGTTCGGCGTCTCCCGCATTACGGTGCGCCGGGCGATTTCGGACCTCGTCCAGGACGGTGCCCTGGTGCGGATCAAGGGCAAGGGGACCTTTGTGTCCCACGGACTGGTGCGCTCAACCCTGCATCTGGCCTCCTTCAATGAGGACATGCGGGCGGCCGGCTTCGAACCCAGCACCCGGGTCATCACTGCCACAACGGCGGAACCGGCCGCCGCCGCGGCCGAGCATTTGGGACTGGCTCCGGGGCAGGACGCCTACCAGGTCCGCAGGCTGCGCCTGGCCAACGGCGCGCCCGTCAGCGTGGACGAATCCTGGCTGCCTCCCCGGCTCCTGCCGGACCTGCTCTCGGAGGACCTGACCGGTTCCCTCTACCGGGTGCTCGCTGCCTCCGGGCATCCGGTGCAGCATGTGGAGCAGACGGTGGAGGCCGCTGCCGCTCCGGAGGAAACCGCGGCCCTGCTCGACATCGAGCCCGGCGCGCCCGTGCTGCTTTTCCGGCGTCGGTCATTCACCGGGGAGGACGATCCGGGCACGCCCATCGAATACTCCATTTCGACCTACCGCTCGGACCGGTACCAGGTGTCGATGCGGCTGGCGCTGGGCTGA
- a CDS encoding APC family permease, translating to MSISNPESRTAEPGSRQEHSTALRAGSIGVLGILFFVLSAQAPLTGIVGAAPLAAALGNGAGAPGAYLVVGIVIVIFAVGFVAMSRKVQTNGAFYAYVTAAFGRRVGAGAAWLALLAYSTVQAAMYGLYGAAFSGLLASAGLPVPWWLLAVVTMAGVQVLGSMNIELGARVLAVLVGLEVAILLMFGFSVLFKGGGPEGLDIAASFAPAAIASGAPGVAIMFAVASMFGFESTAIYSAEAKDPHRTVARATYLSVGIIAVFFSFITWMLVSFYGPSHVVGAAGAALESGDATSFVIGPIVEMFGPWAGITTGVLLVTSLLAGIIAFHNGINRYLHSLALRGSLPAVVARTNKHRAPAAAAWIQTAVAVLLVAPFALLGLDPVLTLFSWFSGLAVAALLVLYMLCSLAVVAYFRRERVAGQQWQTFIAPLLASALLAWVLYLVVSNFTSLIGGSVETATGLLVAVPALFLAGVLVELRVEKRVRASELEFAG from the coding sequence ATGAGTATTTCGAATCCCGAATCCCGGACCGCAGAGCCCGGTTCCCGCCAGGAACACTCCACCGCCCTGCGCGCAGGCAGCATCGGCGTCCTGGGCATCCTGTTCTTTGTCCTGTCAGCGCAGGCCCCGCTGACCGGCATCGTGGGCGCGGCACCGCTCGCGGCCGCGCTCGGCAACGGGGCCGGCGCCCCGGGGGCCTACCTAGTCGTCGGCATCGTTATTGTCATTTTCGCCGTGGGGTTCGTGGCCATGAGTCGGAAGGTGCAGACCAACGGCGCCTTTTACGCCTATGTGACCGCCGCGTTCGGGCGCAGGGTGGGCGCCGGGGCGGCATGGCTTGCCCTCCTGGCCTACAGCACGGTGCAGGCGGCAATGTACGGACTGTACGGAGCGGCGTTTTCCGGCCTGCTGGCCTCTGCCGGGTTACCTGTTCCGTGGTGGCTGCTGGCTGTGGTCACCATGGCCGGGGTCCAGGTCCTGGGCTCCATGAACATCGAGCTCGGCGCCCGTGTCCTGGCGGTCCTGGTGGGCCTGGAAGTGGCCATCCTCCTGATGTTCGGATTCTCCGTGCTGTTCAAGGGCGGCGGCCCCGAAGGCCTTGATATCGCCGCCTCCTTCGCGCCGGCAGCCATCGCCAGCGGAGCTCCCGGCGTCGCCATCATGTTCGCGGTGGCCTCCATGTTCGGCTTCGAATCCACGGCCATCTACTCCGCCGAGGCCAAAGACCCGCACCGGACCGTTGCGCGGGCCACATATCTCTCCGTGGGCATCATCGCCGTGTTCTTCTCCTTCATCACCTGGATGCTGGTCAGCTTCTACGGGCCGTCACACGTCGTCGGTGCCGCCGGCGCCGCCCTGGAATCCGGGGACGCCACCTCGTTCGTGATCGGCCCCATCGTCGAGATGTTCGGGCCCTGGGCCGGGATCACCACCGGCGTCCTGCTGGTGACCTCGTTGCTGGCAGGCATCATCGCCTTCCACAACGGCATCAACCGCTACCTGCACTCGCTGGCCCTGCGCGGTTCCCTGCCGGCAGTTGTTGCCCGCACCAACAAGCACCGTGCGCCGGCCGCCGCTGCCTGGATCCAGACCGCGGTGGCCGTCCTGCTGGTGGCACCGTTCGCGCTGCTGGGACTTGACCCGGTGCTGACGCTGTTCTCGTGGTTCAGCGGCCTCGCCGTTGCCGCCCTGCTGGTGCTGTACATGCTGTGTTCCCTGGCCGTCGTCGCCTATTTCCGCAGGGAACGGGTGGCCGGCCAGCAATGGCAGACGTTCATCGCCCCGCTGCTCGCGTCCGCCCTGCTGGCGTGGGTGCTGTACCTGGTGGTCAGCAACTTCACGTCCCTCATCGGAGGCAGCGTCGAAACGGCCACCGGACTGCTGGTGGCCGTCCCCGCACTGTTCCTGGCCGGAGTCCTCGTGGAGCTCCGGGTGGAGAAGCGGGTGCGGGCCTCAGAGCTTGAGTTCGCCGGATAG
- a CDS encoding FAD-binding monooxygenase, with product MHFHHHGYVSGDPRVQPAAGVGINRPEQLPDEVDVLIVGTGPAGMLTAAQLSQFPGITTRIVERRPGRLEIGQADGIQARSVETFQAFGFAERIIAEAYRITEMAFWKPDPQNPANIVRAARTLDDPHGISEFPHLIVNQARVLDYFADVMANAPTRMAPDYGYEFRGLHVGEGEYPVAVTLAHTSGADEGRERIVRAKYVVGADGARSKVRDSIGCTMAGDQANHAWGVMDVLANTDFPDIRLKCAIQSHDGGSILLIPREGGHLFRMYVDLGEVAADDRGAVRKTSIEQIIAKANAIVHPYTVDVRNVAWHSVYEVGHRLTDRFDDVRPEELGTRTPRVFITGDACHTHSAKAGQGMNVSMQDGFNIGWKLGHVLEGRSPESLLSTYSAERQVIAKNLIDFDKEWSTLMAKKPEEFASPSELEDFYVSTAEFPAGFMTQYVPSMLIGEPAHQELAAGFTIGKRFKSAPAVRVCDTNPLQLGHQASADGRWRIYVFADGAAPGQESPTTDLAEWLATAPDSPLAATPSDADPDAWFDVKVIYQQDHTNIDLNAVPAVFKPQVGPFKLTYLEKVYGTIPASDIFELRGIDRGGVMVVVRPDQYVANVLPLTATEELAAFFAPILAGRKRVPTT from the coding sequence GTGCATTTCCACCACCACGGCTACGTATCCGGTGACCCGCGAGTCCAGCCGGCCGCCGGCGTCGGCATCAACCGTCCCGAGCAGCTTCCCGACGAAGTGGACGTTCTCATTGTGGGTACCGGGCCCGCGGGCATGCTCACCGCCGCGCAGCTGTCCCAGTTCCCCGGCATCACCACCCGCATCGTGGAGCGCCGCCCCGGGCGGCTCGAGATCGGCCAGGCCGACGGCATCCAGGCGCGCAGCGTAGAAACCTTCCAGGCCTTCGGCTTCGCCGAGCGGATCATTGCCGAGGCCTACCGGATCACCGAAATGGCGTTCTGGAAGCCGGACCCGCAGAATCCCGCGAACATCGTCCGTGCGGCCCGCACCCTGGACGACCCGCACGGAATCAGTGAGTTCCCGCACCTGATCGTCAACCAGGCCCGCGTCCTCGACTACTTCGCCGACGTCATGGCGAACGCCCCCACCCGCATGGCGCCGGACTACGGCTACGAGTTCCGCGGGCTCCACGTCGGCGAGGGGGAGTACCCCGTTGCAGTGACGCTGGCCCACACCTCCGGCGCCGACGAAGGCCGGGAACGTATTGTCCGGGCCAAGTACGTCGTGGGCGCGGACGGTGCCCGCAGCAAGGTGCGGGACTCGATCGGCTGCACCATGGCCGGCGACCAGGCCAACCACGCCTGGGGCGTTATGGACGTGCTTGCCAATACGGACTTCCCGGACATCCGCCTCAAGTGCGCCATCCAGTCCCACGACGGCGGCAGCATCCTGCTGATCCCGCGCGAGGGCGGGCATCTCTTCCGCATGTACGTGGACCTCGGCGAAGTGGCCGCGGACGACCGCGGGGCCGTCCGCAAGACCTCCATCGAACAGATCATCGCCAAAGCCAACGCGATCGTCCACCCGTACACCGTCGACGTCCGCAACGTTGCCTGGCACAGCGTCTACGAGGTGGGCCACCGCCTCACCGACAGGTTTGACGACGTCCGCCCGGAGGAGCTCGGTACCCGCACGCCCCGCGTGTTCATCACCGGCGACGCGTGCCACACGCACAGCGCCAAGGCCGGCCAGGGCATGAACGTCTCCATGCAGGACGGCTTCAACATCGGCTGGAAGCTGGGCCACGTGCTGGAGGGCCGCAGCCCCGAATCCCTCCTGTCCACCTACTCCGCCGAACGCCAGGTCATTGCGAAGAACCTCATCGACTTCGACAAGGAGTGGTCCACGCTCATGGCGAAGAAGCCCGAGGAATTCGCGTCCCCCTCGGAGCTCGAGGACTTCTACGTCAGTACGGCCGAATTCCCCGCCGGCTTCATGACGCAGTACGTTCCTTCGATGCTGATCGGCGAGCCGGCGCACCAGGAACTGGCCGCCGGATTCACCATCGGCAAGCGCTTCAAGTCGGCGCCGGCGGTGCGGGTCTGCGACACGAACCCGCTGCAACTCGGCCACCAGGCCTCGGCGGACGGCCGCTGGCGCATCTATGTCTTCGCCGACGGGGCCGCGCCGGGGCAGGAGTCGCCCACCACCGACCTTGCCGAGTGGCTGGCCACCGCGCCCGACTCCCCGCTGGCCGCAACGCCGTCGGACGCCGACCCGGACGCCTGGTTCGACGTGAAGGTGATCTACCAGCAGGACCACACGAACATCGACCTCAACGCGGTTCCGGCGGTCTTCAAGCCCCAGGTGGGGCCGTTCAAGCTCACCTACCTGGAAAAGGTCTATGGCACCATTCCGGCGTCGGACATTTTCGAACTGCGCGGCATCGACCGGGGCGGCGTGATGGTGGTTGTCCGCCCCGACCAGTACGTGGCGAACGTCCTGCCCCTGACAGCGACGGAGGAGCTCGCCGCGTTCTTCGCGCCGATCCTCGCAGGACGCAAGCGGGTCCCCACCACCTAG
- the nagB gene encoding glucosamine-6-phosphate deaminase encodes MQIILCESAEHVGGRAADIIEARVRQGPAVLGLATGGSPRSTYQELIRRHRDEQLSFSRVTAFTLDEYAGLPPEHEQSYHSTIRREFVGHVDLPPGQLFTPQGDAPDLVAEADRYDAAITAAGGVDIQILGIGANGHIGFNEPTSSLVSRTRVKTLAGATRADNARFFPAGDVPRLCLTQGLGTIREARLAVLVAIGENKADAVQAMVEGPVSAHCPASVLQMHRRAVVILDPAAASRLSMLEYYREAQEFNDQLGQTPTRPWMRQPAV; translated from the coding sequence GTGCAGATCATTCTGTGTGAGTCCGCAGAACACGTAGGCGGCAGGGCCGCGGACATCATCGAGGCCCGGGTGAGGCAGGGCCCGGCCGTCCTCGGGCTCGCCACGGGCGGTTCGCCGAGGTCCACGTACCAGGAGCTGATCCGCCGGCACCGCGACGAACAGCTCAGCTTCAGCCGGGTCACGGCCTTCACCCTGGACGAATACGCCGGGCTGCCGCCGGAGCACGAACAGAGCTACCACTCCACCATCCGGCGGGAATTCGTTGGCCACGTGGACCTGCCGCCCGGGCAGCTCTTCACGCCGCAGGGCGACGCCCCGGACCTCGTTGCCGAGGCCGACCGTTACGACGCCGCCATCACGGCCGCCGGCGGTGTGGACATCCAGATCCTCGGAATCGGCGCCAACGGCCATATCGGGTTCAACGAGCCCACCTCGTCGCTGGTGTCCCGCACCCGGGTAAAGACCCTGGCAGGAGCCACCCGTGCGGACAACGCCCGGTTCTTCCCGGCGGGCGACGTTCCAAGGCTGTGCCTGACCCAGGGACTGGGGACCATCCGCGAAGCCAGGCTGGCGGTGCTGGTGGCCATCGGGGAGAACAAGGCTGATGCCGTCCAGGCCATGGTGGAAGGCCCGGTCAGCGCCCATTGCCCCGCCTCGGTGCTGCAGATGCACCGCCGGGCCGTGGTGATCCTGGATCCGGCGGCCGCGTCCCGGCTCTCCATGCTGGAGTATTACCGCGAAGCCCAGGAGTTCAACGACCAGCTGGGCCAGACGCCCACCAGGCCGTGGATGCGGCAGCCGGCAGTCTAG
- a CDS encoding prephenate dehydratase encodes MTQKIAYQGEPGANSNIACMQMFPELESVPCASFEDAFELVSTGAAEFAMIPIENSIAGRVADIHILLPQSRLQIVGEYFLPIHFDLLGIPGSTIEAATEVHSHIHALGQCRRLIREAGLRPVIAGDTAGSAREVREWNDPRKLSLAPPLAASIYGLEVLASRVEDDPSNTTRFVVLAPEKELPSREELPGPAVTSFLFRVRNVPSALFKALGGFATNGVNMTRLESYMVGNEFAATMFMADVEGHPADLPLRLALEELDFFTTEVRILGVYAAADFRAGQTVSS; translated from the coding sequence GTGACCCAGAAAATTGCGTACCAGGGTGAGCCCGGCGCCAACTCAAATATCGCGTGCATGCAGATGTTCCCGGAACTGGAAAGCGTTCCGTGTGCCAGCTTCGAGGATGCCTTTGAACTGGTGTCCACGGGTGCTGCCGAGTTCGCCATGATCCCGATCGAGAACTCGATCGCCGGCCGGGTGGCGGACATCCACATCCTGCTGCCGCAGTCCCGCCTGCAAATAGTGGGCGAGTACTTTCTTCCCATCCATTTCGACCTGCTGGGCATCCCCGGGAGCACCATCGAAGCGGCCACCGAGGTCCACAGCCACATCCACGCCCTGGGGCAGTGCCGGCGGCTCATCCGCGAGGCCGGGCTGCGCCCCGTCATTGCCGGCGACACCGCAGGTTCCGCCCGGGAAGTCCGGGAGTGGAACGATCCCCGGAAACTGTCACTCGCTCCCCCGCTCGCAGCAAGCATTTACGGCCTGGAAGTGCTGGCCTCCCGGGTTGAGGATGACCCGTCCAACACCACCCGCTTCGTGGTCCTGGCTCCTGAAAAGGAACTGCCGTCCCGGGAGGAGCTGCCCGGACCGGCAGTGACCAGCTTCCTGTTCCGGGTGCGCAACGTCCCGTCAGCACTCTTCAAGGCGCTGGGCGGGTTTGCCACCAACGGCGTGAACATGACACGGCTGGAAAGCTACATGGTGGGCAACGAGTTTGCCGCCACGATGTTCATGGCGGACGTCGAGGGCCACCCGGCGGACCTGCCGCTGAGGCTGGCCCTGGAGGAACTGGACTTCTTCACCACTGAGGTGCGCATCCTGGGCGTCTACGCAGCCGCAGACTTCCGGGCCGGGCAGACCGTCAGCAGCTGA
- a CDS encoding N-acetylglucosamine-6-phosphate deacetylase: MRADLTLPGKGDIDLGLRGRLVTGRSGDGMIDDGTVVIAGGSIVWAGPTAELPAGVDVETTQVPLILPGLVDVHCHGAVGHTFSADAEGARLAAGYYAAQGTTSVLGSLVSAHPDVLLGQIEVLRALVQDGTLAGLHLEGPFITRSMCGAQDPAAIIDGDPGLLKEWLEAGQGTVRSLTLAPETAHFAELVALCRDYRVVPSIGHTDATAARTREVLGGGDGPWSATHLFNRMPPLGHRAPGPIPVLLQAARQSPDRMVLELIADGVHLDPEIVRMVFSLVGPGSIALITDAMAAAGMTDGLYTLGSLDVLVQDRVARLVSADDGRPGAIAGATSLLLENVQRCVGWGVPLADAVTAASATPARLMGLDHTDASQPGSTPLGSLAAGKRADVLVATEELELVQVYRAGTPLLQERNTRADHSV; the protein is encoded by the coding sequence ATGCGAGCTGACTTGACGCTGCCGGGGAAAGGCGACATCGACCTGGGGCTGCGGGGGCGCCTCGTCACCGGCCGGAGCGGCGACGGAATGATCGACGACGGCACCGTGGTGATCGCCGGGGGCAGCATCGTATGGGCCGGGCCGACGGCGGAGCTGCCCGCCGGCGTCGACGTCGAAACAACACAGGTTCCGCTCATCCTGCCCGGCCTGGTGGACGTCCACTGCCACGGCGCCGTCGGGCACACCTTCTCCGCGGATGCGGAGGGCGCCCGCCTCGCGGCGGGTTACTACGCGGCGCAGGGAACGACGTCGGTTCTCGGCTCGCTCGTTTCGGCCCACCCGGACGTGCTGCTCGGGCAGATCGAAGTGCTGCGGGCGCTGGTGCAGGACGGCACATTGGCCGGCCTGCACCTGGAAGGCCCCTTCATCACCAGGAGCATGTGCGGGGCCCAGGACCCGGCGGCCATCATCGACGGCGACCCCGGACTCCTGAAGGAATGGCTCGAAGCGGGACAGGGCACGGTCCGCTCCCTCACGCTGGCACCGGAAACCGCTCACTTTGCTGAGCTGGTGGCCCTGTGCCGGGACTACCGGGTGGTGCCGTCGATCGGCCACACGGACGCCACGGCGGCCCGGACGCGGGAAGTGCTCGGGGGAGGGGACGGGCCGTGGTCCGCCACCCACCTGTTCAACCGGATGCCTCCGCTGGGCCACCGGGCGCCGGGGCCTATCCCTGTCCTCCTGCAGGCCGCGCGGCAGTCGCCGGACCGGATGGTCCTGGAGCTGATTGCCGACGGCGTCCATCTGGACCCGGAGATTGTCCGCATGGTCTTCAGCCTGGTGGGGCCGGGGTCGATAGCGCTGATTACCGATGCGATGGCGGCGGCCGGGATGACCGACGGCCTGTACACGCTCGGCAGCCTGGACGTGCTGGTCCAGGACCGGGTGGCCAGGCTGGTTTCCGCGGACGATGGCCGTCCCGGGGCGATCGCCGGGGCAACAAGCCTTCTGCTGGAAAACGTCCAACGCTGCGTCGGGTGGGGCGTGCCCCTGGCCGATGCCGTCACGGCGGCCTCAGCCACTCCGGCCCGCCTGATGGGCCTGGACCACACGGACGCCAGCCAACCTGGTTCCACGCCCCTGGGCTCCCTCGCCGCGGGGAAACGGGCCGACGTACTGGTGGCCACCGAAGAACTCGAACTGGTGCAGGTCTACCGGGCCGGCACACCACTACTGCAGGAAAGGAATACGCGTGCAGATCATTCTGTGTGA
- a CDS encoding PTS transporter subunit EIIC: MSTENPSASAGAGPLASPAPGKAKGSGKALQNMQRFGRSLMLPIAALPAAALLLRLGQDDLLGRFEGLSTVAQVIGAAGGALFENLPLLFAVGISFGFAKKGDGSTALAAVVGFLVLTNVFKVMAPLVLGAAPEGGKDPVINYGVLAGIVMGLTTAWLWQKFHRTTLPDWLGFFAGRRLVPILTSFAAIVIGVVMALIYPLFNSGLTAVGNTVADNTVVGSGIYGTLNRLLIPLGLHHILNSIVWFIIGDYNGTHGDLNRFFAGDPSAGVFMTGFFPIMMFALPAAALAIWHEAKPSQKKIVGGVMLSTGLTAFLTGITEPLEFSFMFVAWPLYLVHAVLTGTSMMLVNFLGIHHGFGFSAGAIDYLLNFGIAQNPLWLVPIGLGYAAVYYVTFRFVIRRWNLRTMGREDETDENGSMAKADAS; encoded by the coding sequence ATGTCCACGGAAAACCCCTCCGCTTCCGCCGGGGCCGGCCCGCTGGCCTCGCCGGCGCCGGGAAAGGCCAAAGGCAGCGGCAAAGCGCTGCAGAACATGCAGCGCTTCGGCCGCAGCCTCATGCTCCCCATCGCAGCACTTCCCGCCGCCGCACTCCTCCTGCGGCTGGGCCAGGACGACCTGCTGGGCAGGTTCGAAGGCCTGTCTACCGTTGCCCAGGTGATCGGCGCGGCCGGCGGGGCCCTGTTTGAGAACCTGCCCCTGCTCTTCGCCGTCGGCATTTCCTTCGGCTTCGCCAAGAAGGGCGACGGGTCCACGGCGCTGGCCGCCGTCGTCGGCTTCCTGGTCCTGACCAACGTTTTCAAAGTCATGGCACCGCTGGTGCTGGGCGCCGCCCCGGAGGGCGGCAAGGATCCCGTCATCAACTACGGCGTGCTGGCCGGCATCGTAATGGGCCTGACCACCGCATGGCTGTGGCAGAAGTTCCACCGGACCACCCTGCCGGACTGGCTTGGATTCTTCGCCGGCCGCCGGCTGGTGCCCATCCTGACCTCCTTCGCCGCGATCGTGATCGGCGTGGTCATGGCACTCATCTACCCCCTCTTCAATTCCGGGCTGACGGCGGTCGGCAACACGGTGGCGGACAACACCGTGGTGGGCAGCGGAATCTACGGCACGCTCAACCGGCTGCTCATCCCGCTGGGCCTGCACCACATCCTGAACTCGATCGTCTGGTTCATCATCGGCGACTACAACGGCACGCACGGCGACCTGAACCGGTTCTTCGCCGGCGACCCCTCAGCAGGCGTGTTCATGACCGGGTTCTTCCCCATCATGATGTTTGCCCTGCCGGCTGCGGCCCTCGCCATCTGGCACGAGGCCAAGCCGTCCCAGAAGAAGATCGTCGGCGGCGTCATGCTCTCCACCGGCCTTACGGCGTTCCTCACCGGCATCACCGAACCGCTGGAATTCTCCTTCATGTTCGTGGCCTGGCCGCTCTACCTCGTCCACGCCGTCCTGACCGGAACCTCCATGATGCTGGTCAACTTCCTGGGCATCCACCACGGGTTCGGCTTCTCCGCCGGAGCCATCGACTACCTGCTGAACTTCGGGATCGCCCAGAATCCGCTCTGGCTGGTCCCCATCGGCCTGGGCTACGCGGCCGTGTATTACGTGACGTTCCGCTTCGTGATCCGGCGCTGGAACCTGCGCACCATGGGCCGCGAAGACGAGACCGACGAGAACGGTTCAATGGCCAAGGCCGATGCGAGCTGA
- a CDS encoding PTS sugar transporter subunit IIA, translated as MSTPDVSTAGTGTAEAGGQATPISVASPLPGWLIPLGEVPDPVFAKGLVGGGAAVIPDDDAGVLTAVAPLDGRVIKVMPHAYIVQHASGPAVLVHVGIDTVGLKGEGFSVLAQKGDHVRAGDPMISVDVSFVRSKNLSMCSPVVILDSAPDAIEPPASGGRVEAGGHLFDLPGQLPEK; from the coding sequence GTGAGCACGCCTGACGTGAGCACCGCAGGTACCGGCACGGCAGAAGCAGGCGGGCAGGCCACGCCCATCAGCGTGGCCTCGCCCCTGCCCGGCTGGCTCATCCCGCTGGGCGAGGTACCGGACCCGGTGTTCGCCAAAGGCCTTGTGGGCGGAGGCGCCGCCGTCATCCCGGACGACGACGCCGGTGTGCTCACCGCCGTCGCGCCACTGGACGGCCGCGTCATCAAGGTCATGCCGCACGCCTACATCGTCCAGCACGCCTCCGGGCCCGCAGTCCTGGTCCACGTGGGCATCGACACGGTGGGCCTGAAGGGCGAGGGCTTCAGCGTGCTGGCGCAGAAGGGCGACCATGTCCGGGCCGGCGATCCGATGATCAGCGTTGATGTCAGCTTTGTCCGGTCAAAAAACCTCAGCATGTGCAGCCCCGTGGTGATCCTGGACAGCGCACCGGACGCAATTGAACCTCCTGCCTCCGGCGGCCGCGTGGAAGCCGGCGGGCACCTGTTCGACCTGCCGGGACAACTTCCGGAAAAATAG
- a CDS encoding aldehyde dehydrogenase family protein has protein sequence METYDALLASITPDAGETRAILDPATGTLVGTAPVHTVQDLEAAVAAAAAAQPAWAALGHGARSAALLKAADAVERSAEELARLLSREQGKPLNGPNARFEVGACAAWLRVAAGTPLDPETVVDDGETRAELHYRPIGVVGAIGPWNWPMMITVWQIAPALRMGNAVVVKPSEYTPLSVLALAKVLNEELPEGLLTVVSGGRDVGARLAEHPAIGKVMFTGSTATGKAIIKSSAETVKRLTLELGGNDAGIVLPDADPKAIAEGLFWGAFINTGQTCAALKRLYVHDSLYEAVCAELTAVAAAMPMGVGLDENNVLGPLQNRAQYDIVAGLVETARDSGARILTGGNPDPDQPGHFYPATLVADIDNSNPLVAEEQFGPALPIIRYGTVDEAVAMANALDVGLGASVWSSDPARAREVAARLEAGTVWINKHGAVDPRIPFGGAKQSGYGLEFGVEGLKALGVPQVING, from the coding sequence ATGGAAACTTACGACGCCCTGCTGGCCTCGATCACCCCGGACGCCGGCGAAACCCGGGCCATCCTCGACCCGGCCACCGGCACGCTCGTGGGCACCGCCCCCGTCCATACCGTCCAGGACCTCGAGGCGGCCGTTGCCGCCGCGGCCGCGGCCCAGCCCGCGTGGGCAGCCCTGGGCCACGGCGCCCGGTCCGCCGCGCTCCTCAAAGCAGCCGACGCCGTCGAACGCTCCGCCGAAGAACTCGCCCGTCTGCTCTCCCGCGAGCAGGGCAAACCGCTGAACGGCCCCAACGCCCGCTTCGAGGTCGGCGCCTGCGCGGCCTGGCTGCGCGTCGCCGCCGGCACGCCGCTGGACCCGGAAACCGTGGTGGACGACGGCGAAACCCGTGCCGAACTGCACTACCGGCCCATCGGCGTCGTGGGAGCGATCGGCCCGTGGAACTGGCCCATGATGATCACCGTCTGGCAGATCGCCCCCGCCCTGCGGATGGGCAACGCCGTGGTGGTCAAGCCCTCGGAATACACGCCGCTCTCCGTCCTGGCCCTGGCCAAGGTCCTCAACGAGGAACTCCCCGAAGGCCTCCTGACCGTTGTCAGCGGCGGCCGCGACGTCGGCGCCCGGCTGGCCGAACACCCCGCCATCGGCAAGGTCATGTTCACCGGCTCCACCGCCACCGGCAAGGCGATCATCAAGTCCTCCGCGGAGACGGTGAAGCGCCTCACCCTGGAACTCGGCGGGAACGACGCCGGCATCGTCCTGCCCGACGCCGACCCCAAAGCCATCGCCGAGGGCCTCTTCTGGGGCGCCTTCATCAACACCGGCCAGACCTGCGCGGCGCTCAAGCGCCTGTACGTCCACGACTCGCTGTATGAGGCCGTTTGCGCGGAACTCACGGCGGTGGCCGCCGCGATGCCCATGGGCGTCGGGCTGGACGAGAACAACGTCCTCGGCCCGCTCCAGAACAGAGCCCAGTACGACATCGTGGCCGGGCTCGTGGAAACCGCCCGGGACTCCGGCGCCCGGATCCTGACCGGCGGCAACCCGGACCCGGACCAGCCCGGCCACTTCTACCCCGCCACCCTCGTGGCCGACATCGACAACAGCAACCCGCTGGTGGCCGAGGAACAGTTCGGCCCGGCCCTGCCGATCATCCGCTACGGAACCGTCGACGAGGCTGTAGCGATGGCGAACGCGCTCGACGTCGGGCTCGGAGCCTCCGTCTGGTCCTCGGATCCGGCTCGGGCCCGCGAGGTGGCCGCCCGGCTCGAGGCCGGCACCGTCTGGATCAACAAACACGGCGCCGTGGACCCCCGCATTCCCTTCGGCGGCGCCAAGCAGTCCGGCTACGGCCTGGAGTTCGGCGTCGAAGGCCTCAAAGCCCTGGGTGTTCCGCAGGTGATCAACGGCTAG